GATCTCGGCAATACTGGTAGTCTTATGTTTGCTCTTTTTCTGTTCGGATAATATCCTTGCCGGACTTGCAACACCGCTTAAAATTTTAATTTTGTTGGTTTGTGCCTTGGTCCTTTATTATTTCAGCTACCAGAGTCTGCTCCGGCTTTCCAACAAAATTTACGGTCCCATATACAGGTTGGGAAGTTATCTTAAGAAATTGAGTGAAGGTATTGAAACCGGTGAGATAAAATTCCGCAAGGATGATGTGATCGATGGTATCCAGCAAGTTTATAACGAATTATGTCGTTCCTTAACCAAGACACTACATTATGATTACAATGAACTCGTCAATACTTTTTCCCAACTTGAGGACATCCTTGACCGTTTACACCAGAAAACGATTACCGAAGAGGAGTTATATAAAGCCTTAGAAAATATCTGCGGGCGCCTGGCTGACGCCCTGGACCTGACAACCGATGTCCTTCAACAGGATGAGGTTAATAAAGATTGACCAGTTGTTAACTGATAACCTTCAAAAATTTGTGTTTGCCTGCCCGGATAATCACCGGCTCGTGAAGTCTGACAGTGTGGTTGATATCTTTTATGGTATTACCATTGATATCAATCGCCCCTTCTTTGATCTTCCGCTTGGCTTCTGCCCGTGAGGGCATCAAACCGGTCTTAACCAGAAGGTCAACAATATTTATTTCCTGAACTCCAGCTTTGAATTCTGACAGATCCGTAGGCAGTTCTTTTTTACTGAAGACTTTTTCAAATTCCCGGGCAGATTCTTCAGCAGCCTGGGCCGAATGGTACATCCGGACCAGAGTCTTTGCCAGTTCAAATTTTGCATCCCGGGGATTGAGGATCCCTTCCTGAAGTCCGGTCCGGATCTCTTCGATCTTGTGGGGAAAGGCATCGGTGGTCAATTCAAAGTATTTGGTGATTAATTCATCCGGGATGGACATCACCTTGCCAAACATCTCCTTTGGCGGTTCGGTGATACCGATATAGTTACCAAAGCTTTTGCTCATCTTTCTTACTCCATCGGTTCCTTCAAGAATCGGCAGGGTCATCACCACCTGAGGTTCCAGCTGGAATTCACGCATCAATTCCCGGCCGACTAAAAGATTGAACTTCTGGTCTGTACCTCCGAGTTCCACATCCGCCTTTATCGCCACCGAGTCATATGCCTGGAACAGGGGATACATTATTTCATGCATGTAAACCGGGATACCTTCTTTTAACCGAATTGAAAAATCATCTCTTTCTAAAATGCGTGCTACAGTGTATTTCGCGGCAATTTCAATAAAGTCATAGATGCTCAAGGCTCCAAGCCATCTGGAATTGTAGGTGAATTCGGTCTTTTTGGGATCCAGTATCTTGAAGATCTGTTCTTTGTAACGCGCCATGTTCTTTTTCACCTGCTCGCGGGTGAGTTTAGGACGGGTTTTTGATTGACCACTGGGATCGCCAATCATGCCTGTGAAATCGCCAACGACCAAAACACCAATATGACCAAGGTCTTGAAATTGGCGCATCTTGCGCAGTTGGACACTTATCCCCAGATGGATTTCCGGAGCAGAAGGGTCGATTCCCAATTTCACCCTGAGGGGTTTATTTCTTTTAAGTTTCTTTAATAGTTCCTCTTCGGAGATGATTTCGACGGTATGGCTTTTGATTATTT
This genomic stretch from candidate division WOR-3 bacterium harbors:
- the tyrS gene encoding tyrosine--tRNA ligase, producing MEPEKQFEIIKSHTVEIISEEELLKKLKRNKPLRVKLGIDPSAPEIHLGISVQLRKMRQFQDLGHIGVLVVGDFTGMIGDPSGQSKTRPKLTREQVKKNMARYKEQIFKILDPKKTEFTYNSRWLGALSIYDFIEIAAKYTVARILERDDFSIRLKEGIPVYMHEIMYPLFQAYDSVAIKADVELGGTDQKFNLLVGRELMREFQLEPQVVMTLPILEGTDGVRKMSKSFGNYIGITEPPKEMFGKVMSIPDELITKYFELTTDAFPHKIEEIRTGLQEGILNPRDAKFELAKTLVRMYHSAQAAEESAREFEKVFSKKELPTDLSEFKAGVQEINIVDLLVKTGLMPSRAEAKRKIKEGAIDINGNTIKDINHTVRLHEPVIIRAGKHKFLKVIS